The window GCTTCTCGATGCCGTCCTCGGTTGCGATGGACAGTTCGTTGAAGTGCTTGTCGTCCTCGGTGACGATGAGGTGGGTGACCTTGCGGGGGCCCGCCTCGCCGGTCTCCGGGTCGGTGGCGAGGACTTCGTCGCCAACTTCTATGTCCTCGATATCCTTTGTCTCGCCGTCGGCCATCAGGACATCGGTGCCAGCCAGGAAGCACTTGCAGGGGCTGGCACCCTTCGCCTTGCCACCGGTGACCAGCGCGGCAACAAACCCTTCGATCAGTTTGCCTCGGTCATAGGCGCGCGCGTCCTCGGCACACTCGTTGTAGTGCTCGATGCAGTAAGTCGCGGCTATGCGCTTTGCTTTCTCCGTATCATCACTACGCAGCAGGAATCTGTATGCCTTGGCGCAAGCTAGTCGACCGAAGCACGCGTTGCTCTGGCCACTGTTCTCGTAGATGGGTGTGACCCAGTAATTGCTGTCCGGGTTGTGACCGTTCGGGCTGCTCTCCGAGAAGTGGGTGATGAGGCTTTGAGTATCATTCGTGACCGGCGTCTGGCTTTCCACCCACTCCTGGTCGCCCGGTGATGAACTCCCGCCACCGCTTCCGTCAAAAACGGTCAGGAGGCCAGTCGGGTCACTCTTGCTGACCGGACTGTTATTGGCGTAGGAATACCCGTTCATCTGGAGCGGATCAGCAACGTCGATAATTGGGTCCGTCGACAGGAAACGCCCCGAACTCTGGTCGTACTCGCGAGCTCCAATGTGCGTGAGGCCCGTGGCCGCGTCGTCGATTCCGACACCCAAGTAGCTCCGCTTGTTCGGCCAGCTTGTCGGCTTCGCACCCCGGAGTTCGCCGAACGGTTTGAATGCACGGCGGGTGACGGGTTGGCCGGAGGCCAGCTCCACCGTCGTGTTCGCCGTGCCCAGGTGGTCGGCCAGAAGAACGCTGAGCTTGTGGCCCGTAGTCGAGCCGTTCGTCGTTGTGCGGGTCACCGCTGGCGCGCCGGGCTGGGCGTATGTGCGGGACGCCTTCGTGATGGTGCCCGTCGTGTTTGTCGTCAGCTCTGTTTCGCCCAGGTAGAGGGTCGAGCCGGTCGCGGACTTTTCCAGGATTCGGTTGCCGTTGGCGTCGTAGACGTATGTCGTCTTCGTGCCGGCTGCGGTGATCGAGTCCAGCTTGTTCTCGGGGCTCCACACCAAGTCCTGCGTCGTGTTGTGCAGGTCCCGGTCGGTCGTGTTGCCCGTCGCGTCGTACGTGTAGGAACTGTCCTTGCCCGACGGCGTGGACTTGATCGACGTCATTGTGTGCGGCTGGGTCACGTTCCCGGCGACCGTCTTGCCGTGCCCGTACGTGAACGTGACGTTCTTCGTCGCGTCCGCCGTGTCGGGCTCGGTCATCGTGGCGCGGTTGCCGATCCAGTCGTAGGTGAACGACTGGCGGTAGGCGGTGGCCCCCGTGGAGACGGTCGTGGAGTCCGGGGCCGCTGCCGACAGCGTTGACGTCAGCGAGGCATCGGGGGCCGTGCCGTCCGTCGACTCGTCAGGCGCGTCCGCTACCGGGCCGGAGGAGAACGCGTAATCCGAGCGGTAGCCCCACGTCGTGCCGTTCGCCGCCTTGCAGCCGGCGCCCTCCATGTTCGACGTCCACGCGTGGGTCAGCTCGCCCATGACGTCGTAGGTGAAGCACTGGGTGTCCCACTCGGCGTCCGCCAACTGGCGGGCGTTCGACGTGATCGTGCCGGACGCGTCGTAGGAGTAGTAGCTGTCCGTGATGCGGTGCGGGCCCGCCGTCTCGCGGTCTGTGACCGTGCGCTGGAGGCTGCCGGTGTTCGGGTTGACGAAGTTCGTGGTCCACACGCGGTACGGCTGTGCGCCCGACACCGTGCGCAGGGCCTCGCCGTACGGCGAGTACGTCGCGTCCGCCGTGTACCAGGTCTGGCCCGAGGTGGATTCCGGCAGGCCGTCGCTGTTGTAGCGGGTGATGACCTTCTCGCTCGCCAGGCCGCCCTTCGCGGGCAGCATGACCGACTGCGGTTGACCGGTGGGTGTGTAGGTGTAGGCGTAGGTGTATGTGCCTGACAGGCCCGTCGTCATCGAGTTCGCCGGGATGACTGTCTCGCTGCCGGTGACGTGGTACTCCGCGTCATAGCCGGTGACGCGGTTGACGTAGTCGCCGTCTGCGGTGTGCCGGGTCGAGGCGGTCGGCTTGCCGAGGCCTCCGGGCAGGTCGTCGTAGGTGTACGACTTCACCGGGCTCGCGGTCGCGGAGCCCTGGCGTACGGCCTTCACCCGGCCGAGCAGGTCGTACTCCGTGTATGTCTCCTGCTCGCGGGCGTCCTTGGTGTAGTTGGGGCGGTCGGCCTCGTCGTACGACGTCACCGTCGTACCGGTGTCGGGGTCCGTGGAGGAGGTCACCCGGCCGCGGGTGTCGTAGACGTAGGACCAGGCGTTGGCCGCGGGATCGGTGACCTTGGTGCGGTAGCCACGGGCGTCGTACTCGTACGCCGTCGTGCGGCCGGTGTCCCCACTCGTCCTGCTGTAGTGCTTGACGGAGGTGACCCGGCCGAGGGCGTCGACGTAGGTCCGGGTCTTCGGGGCCGTGGAACCCGGAGGGTCCACATCCGTGTAGATCTCGCTGTGAGTGGCGAAGGAGCCGTACTTGTAGTTGCCGCCGTGGTAGACCATGGCGCGGTATTCGCGCTCCAGGCCGTCGTAGCGGAACTTGGTGGAACTCGGTATCAGGGACAGGGATCTGGGTGCGAAGAGGTCGGTGGCCGGTTCGCCCTTGGCCAGGTAGCCGGCGGTCTTCTCGCGGACCAGGCCATGGTCGTTGTACTTCGTGTCCACGATGATCCGGCCGGGGCCGTGGGCCTCGGTCTGGGTCTGGACCTCGCGTTGCAGGCCGTCGTAGAGGGTCACCGTCTGGGCGTAGGTGCCGTCGTCCTTGAGTGTCTGGAGTGTCACCGAGGCGGGGCGGTTGACCTTGGGGGTAGCCACTGCCGCCTGGTAGGAGATCTGCACGTTCGGCGACTGGCCGGCGGCTGAGCGGGACGGCGACCAGCCCTTCACCAGGCGGCCGAGGGCGTCGTATTCGTTGCGCGTGACCCGCCCGTTGGGGTCGGTCACGGTCAGCGGCAGGCTGCGGCCGGGGTCGAACGTCGTCTTGGTGATGTGGCCCTTGGCGTTGAGCGACTTCACCTCGGTGAGCGGACCGCCTGCGTCACCGGGGGTGTACTGCGTTTCGGTCGTGCCTTGCCCGGAGGCCGTGACGGTGCGCACCCGGCCCAACGGGTCGTAGCTGGTGCCGATGACGTGGGAGTGCGCCGTGCCGGTGCCGTTGATCTCGGCTCGCGACGTGACCAGTCCCTTGGTCGGGGTGGCGCCGTAGGTCAGGTTGTCGTAGGTGTTCCGCACCGACGACTTGAGCTGGGTGGCCGGGTCAGCGGCGGCCTGGGCGGCGCAGCTGGTGGCGGTGACGCGCTCTTCCTTGGGCAGACCGATCAGCCAGTCGGTGGTGTTGTGCAGGTACGACGTGGTGGTGCAGGTCCGGTCGGAGAAGGTCTCGGCGGTGCCGTTGATCCTGACCACGGCCGACTCCACCTGGAGGGGCAGGCCGTAGGTGTCGTCCACCGTTGTGGTGGTGCGAACGCCGCGCCAGTCGGCACCGAGCGCCTGCAAGTCGTCCGTCCGCTTGACGCCGACGCGATGGGCGAGCAGCGGCTCGCCAGCCGTTCCGTCCTCGTTCTCCCGGGCGCGGGAAGCAGTCTGCTTGGAGTAGGGGAAGGTCAGTTGCCGCTTGCGGATCTTGCCGTCGGAGTCGACATAGGTGGTGGTCTCCGCGGTCATGCCCGCGAACTGCGGCGCATCGTCGGCGACGAGTGTGTAGGCGCTCTTGGAGTCCTTGACTTCGCCGCCGACGCCCTGGAAGTAGCGCGTGACGGTGTAGGACTGGCCGTTCAGCACGCTCGTCGTGGAGGTGGTCTTGGCGCCCTTACGGACGGAGACCTGCCGGTAGCCCCGCCAGTCGCTGTAGGTGCGCAGGGCGGGGCGGGTGAACTCGTCGTCGCTCTTGGCCCAGGCCGTGCCCTCGTACTCGTACATGTTGGTGACAGGAACACCGTGCGAGGTGACCTTGTCGGTCTCGGTCACGGACGCCACGACGTACTTGTTGAACCAGGCCTTCTTGGGCGTTCTGTCATCCCCGTCGGGCGACCAGCGGACCGGGTAGCAAGTGCCATTGTTCTTGCCCTTGTCCTCCGCCGGCTCGGCCGCGCAGCCGCCGGTGTACTCGACCTCGATGTCGCCGCCGTACTCGGTGGAGACGGTGCCAATGCGGGGGCGCGTGAAGCCGGGGCGCTGATCGGTCTTGCTCCTGGGGACGAGGCTGGGCAGTTGCCGGTCCTTCAGCCGGTCGCGCAGT of the Streptomyces sp. NBC_00287 genome contains:
- a CDS encoding polymorphic toxin-type HINT domain-containing protein; amino-acid sequence: MFGRLPYARKPRRARIAVPVTAAALLVGLLPAQSLALPPDPAKEETGRESLTLEALKRDLPVPGLRIPSRHLETLKGQIPKEQVAPTAGTVTPPSNVSGSVTFGSTTTPASTRTAAQQAALSPVGTLPVSLGQAPDQPTPTGTWQVTIPDRTAAVSQGIDGALMVVRAPDTGAVPVSVKLDYAKFESLYGADWASRLTFVQFPECYLTTPDDEACQTYEELETDNDPASKSVTATVDPAADGTVTPASAPSDSTTGAGVAQAAYRTSTSAIPAATGDTAVVGALDSGVGSGSFKATSLASNGKWAAGGSSGAFTWSYPLTVPAPPAGPAPKISFEYNSQTVDGRTAVSSPQASWIGEGWSYDVGFIERRYRTCKDDRKALDSGTPNNTATKDKTSDLCWVSPNAVMSLNGKTTELVRESTAGANPETATEVYRPQSDDGTRVEHRVGAVNDDNNGEYWVVTGRDGTSYYFGQHQVGGGHADTNSVSTVPVFGNHPGEPCHATAFADSRCGAGKQQAWRWGLDKVVDVHGNTMIVSWKQETNYYAPRKKFKSPEQYGRHAYPLSIEYGMRPSALTKPSATIEFNVKQRCLKSDTACDAANFAKTDDPGAYRPWWDTPGNLNCKSTSKLCPAFPSFWTQLRLDSVTTKAARAGQTALGPVDKYTLHQSFPEDWYDTSPGLWLNSITRTGYAPGDTTGTLQSEYGVSFSAYTVGSTSPLRDRLKDRQLPSLVPRSKTDQRPGFTRPRIGTVSTEYGGDIEVEYTGGCAAEPAEDKGKNNGTCYPVRWSPDGDDRTPKKAWFNKYVVASVTETDKVTSHGVPVTNMYEYEGTAWAKSDDEFTRPALRTYSDWRGYRQVSVRKGAKTTSTTSVLNGQSYTVTRYFQGVGGEVKDSKSAYTLVADDAPQFAGMTAETTTYVDSDGKIRKRQLTFPYSKQTASRARENEDGTAGEPLLAHRVGVKRTDDLQALGADWRGVRTTTTVDDTYGLPLQVESAVVRINGTAETFSDRTCTTTSYLHNTTDWLIGLPKEERVTATSCAAQAAADPATQLKSSVRNTYDNLTYGATPTKGLVTSRAEINGTGTAHSHVIGTSYDPLGRVRTVTASGQGTTETQYTPGDAGGPLTEVKSLNAKGHITKTTFDPGRSLPLTVTDPNGRVTRNEYDALGRLVKGWSPSRSAAGQSPNVQISYQAAVATPKVNRPASVTLQTLKDDGTYAQTVTLYDGLQREVQTQTEAHGPGRIIVDTKYNDHGLVREKTAGYLAKGEPATDLFAPRSLSLIPSSTKFRYDGLEREYRAMVYHGGNYKYGSFATHSEIYTDVDPPGSTAPKTRTYVDALGRVTSVKHYSRTSGDTGRTTAYEYDARGYRTKVTDPAANAWSYVYDTRGRVTSSTDPDTGTTVTSYDEADRPNYTKDAREQETYTEYDLLGRVKAVRQGSATASPVKSYTYDDLPGGLGKPTASTRHTADGDYVNRVTGYDAEYHVTGSETVIPANSMTTGLSGTYTYAYTYTPTGQPQSVMLPAKGGLASEKVITRYNSDGLPESTSGQTWYTADATYSPYGEALRTVSGAQPYRVWTTNFVNPNTGSLQRTVTDRETAGPHRITDSYYSYDASGTITSNARQLADAEWDTQCFTYDVMGELTHAWTSNMEGAGCKAANGTTWGYRSDYAFSSGPVADAPDESTDGTAPDASLTSTLSAAAPDSTTVSTGATAYRQSFTYDWIGNRATMTEPDTADATKNVTFTYGHGKTVAGNVTQPHTMTSIKSTPSGKDSSYTYDATGNTTDRDLHNTTQDLVWSPENKLDSITAAGTKTTYVYDANGNRILEKSATGSTLYLGETELTTNTTGTITKASRTYAQPGAPAVTRTTTNGSTTGHKLSVLLADHLGTANTTVELASGQPVTRRAFKPFGELRGAKPTSWPNKRSYLGVGIDDAATGLTHIGAREYDQSSGRFLSTDPIIDVADPLQMNGYSYANNSPVSKSDPTGLLTVFDGSGGGSSSPGDQEWVESQTPVTNDTQSLITHFSESSPNGHNPDSNYWVTPIYENSGQSNACFGRLACAKAYRFLLRSDDTEKAKRIAATYCIEHYNECAEDARAYDRGKLIEGFVAALVTGGKAKGASPCKCFLAGTDVLMADGETKDIEDIEVGDEVLATDPETGEAGPRKVTHLIVTEDDKHFNELSIATEDGIEKLTATHEHPFWSPSEDNWVPARQLEPGMTLRTDEGDTVIVTGNRAFSRHARTYNLTVDDLHTYYVLAGETPVLVHNSGGVDFDLTEMDEPGHSNYILMDKNKMVYYVGRFGPNETPASVQRRHGDNHDRFNRANGDDMVVYPGTRTYGQARLLEQRMMEYFNTYVGRGPTWRGNRDNPMESAKVPQYLSYERYKNGGCP